A window of the Hevea brasiliensis isolate MT/VB/25A 57/8 chromosome 6, ASM3005281v1, whole genome shotgun sequence genome harbors these coding sequences:
- the LOC110647131 gene encoding alcohol-forming fatty acyl-CoA reductase-like, which produces MEFGSILQFLENKTILVTGVTGFLAKIFVEKILRVQPNVKKLYLLLRAADGTSASLRFQNEVIGKDLFRVAKEKWGVNLNSIIAKKIGIVPGDVRYEDLGIKDSYLREEMINELDIVLNFAATTNFDERYDISFGTNTIGAKNVLCFAKNCIKLKLLVHISTAYVCGDNSGLISENPYFLGQTLNGVSKLDIEEEKKLIDEKINELQAEGAPETIIKRSMKDMGIERAKTFGWPNTYVFTKAMGEMLVGHLKENVPVVIIRPTMVTATCKEPFPGWIEGARTVDALTLAYGKGKLTFFVVDLSAVVDVIPGDMVVNAIIVAMVAHANQPCIDIIYHVGSSVRNPMRYSNFKDFLARYFTTKPWIGKKGKPVKVVSKTTIFESIAEFHRFIRIRYLPLLKVLKLANTIFCQRFQGTYSNLNRRIKLVLRIVELYQPYLFFHGIFDNSNLDKLRIAAEKNCVEMDIFFIDPKFIHWDDYFLKTHFPGVVEYVF; this is translated from the exons ATGGAATTTGGAAGCATCCTTCAGTTTCTTGAGAACAAGACCATTTTAGTCACTGGTGTAACTGGTTTTCTTGCTAaga TTTTTGTGGAGAAGATACTGAGGGTTCAACCAAATGTGAAGAAGCTTTATCTTCTTTTAAGAGCTGCAGATGGTACTTCTGCAAGCCTTCGCTTCCAAAATGAG GTGATAGGGAAGGACTTGTTTAGAGTTGCAAAGGAGAAATGGGGTGTAAATCTAAACTCTATTATAGCCAAAAAGATTGGTATTGTTCCTGGTGATGTTCGATATGAGGACTTGGGAATTAAAGACTCTTACTTGAGAGAAGAGATGATTAATGAATTGGATATTGTACTCAATTTTGCTGCCACTACCAACTTTGATGAAAG ATATGATATTTCATTTGGCACTAATACAATTGGAGCTAAGAATGTTTTGTGCTTTGCCaaaaattgcataaaattaaagTTGCTTGTCCACATATCTACTG CTTATGTATGTGGAGATAACTCAGGGCTGATATCAGAAAACCCCTATTTCTTGGGTCAGACACTTAATGGTGTCTCCAAATTAGATATCGAAGAAGAGAAGAAACTAATtgatgaaaaaataaatgaactCCAAGCTGAAGGAGCTCCAGAAACAATTATTAAAAGGTCCATGAAAGATATGGGGATCGAAAG AGCAAAGACCTTTGGATGGCCAAACACATACGTATTTACCAAGGCTATGGGAGAAATGCTTGTAGGACACTTAAAAGAAAATGTGCCTGTGGTGATCATACGTCCCACCATGGTTACTGCTACTTGCAAGGAGCCTTTTCCTGGTTGGATTGAAGGTGCAAG AACTGTGGATGCGCTCACTCTTGCTTATGGTAAAGGAAAATTGACATTTTTTGTTGTTGATCTTTCAGCAGTTGTTGATGTG ATACCAGGTGACATGGTGGTGAATGCCATAATTGTAGCTATGGTGGCTCATGCAAATCAACCTTGTATTGATATTATTTATCATGTGGGATCATCTGTAAGAAATCCTATGAGATATTCTAATTTCAAAGATTTTCTCGCTCGCTACTTCACAACGAAGCCATGGATCGGCAAGAAAGGAAAGCCAGTCAAGGTTGTTAGTAAAACTACCATATTCGAAAGCATCGCTGAATTTCACAGATTTATAAGGATTCGCTACTTGCCATTGTTAAAG GTACTAAAATTGGCAAACACAATATTCTGCCAACGTTTTCAAGGCACATATAGCAATCTGAATAGAAGAATTAAACTTGTGCTGCGAATAGTTGAACTATATCAGCCATACCTATTTTTCCATGGGAT CTTTGACAACTCCAACTTAGACAAGTTACGAATAGCAGCCGAAAAGAATTGTGTGGAGATGGATATATTTTTCATAGATCCTAAATTCATCCATTGGGATGACTATTTCTTAAAAACACATTTTCCTGGTGTTGTAGAATATGTTTTCTAA